In Pseudomonas sp. p1(2021b), the genomic window GACCTCGAGCTCAACGAGATCGAAGCGCCCTTCAACCTGTATTGCCGGCCCAGTGACGATATCCTGCCGCACCCGGCGGCATGCCTGGTGACGGGCATCACGCCCGCGCAGCTGGCCGCCAACGGCCTGGGCGAAGCCGAATTCATGACCCGCGTGCATGAGCAACTGGCACGCCCCGGTACCTGCGGTGCCGGCTACAACACCTTGCGTTTCGACGACGAGGTCACCCGCTACAGCCTCTATCGTAATTTCTTCGACCCGTATGCACGCGAATGGCAGGGCGGCAACAGCCGCTGGGACTTGATCGATGTGGTGCGCACCGCCTATGCGTTGCGCCCGGAGGGCATCGTCTGGCCGCAACAGGACGGGCGCACCAGCCTGCGCCTGGAACTGCTCAGCAAGGCCAACGGTATCGACCATGGGCAGGCGCACGAGGCGCTTTCCGACGTGCGGGCAACCATCGCCCTGGCGCGCCTGATTCGTGAAAAACAACCCCGCTTATATGACTGGCTGTTCAACCTGCGTAGCAAACACAAGGTCATGGAACACATTCGCCTCCTACAGCCCCTGGTGCATGTGTCGGGGCGTTTTTCGGCGGAGCGTAGTTACCTGGGGGTCGTATTGCCGTTGGCCTGGCATCCACGTAATCGCAATGCGTTGATTGTATGTGACCTGCACCTGGACAGCGCGCCGCTGTTGCAGGACAGTGCCGAAACATTACGAAAATGTTTGTATACCCGGCGTGACGAATTGTCTGATGGACAATTACCTGTTCCTCTGAAGTTGGTGCAGATCAACCGTTGTCCGGTCCTCGCTCCGTTGTCGGTATTACGGCCTGCCGACCAGCAAAGGCTGGGGCTGGATATGGCCCTCCTGCAACAGCGCGGCGAACATTTGGCCAATCAGCAACACCTTTGGCAGGACAAGCTGGACGCTATTTACACAGGCGATGAGTTTGCCCCCAGCGAAGATCCGGAGCAGCAACTGTATGACGGTTTCCTGGGCGATCGGGATCGTCGATTATGCGAACAGGTCCGTAGCCTTGACCCTCGTCAATTGGGGCAGGGGCATTGGATGTTCGACGACCCGCGAATGCCGGAATTGTTGTTCCGTTACCGTGCCAGGAACTTTACCGACACCTTGACTGTAGAAGAACAGCAACGTTGGCATCGGTTCTGCCAGCAGCGCTTGAGTGACCCGCGCTTGGGCGCGCCGAATACGTTGGGTGACTTCGAACAGGCGTGCCAGAGCGTCTGGAGTACGGCTGACGATGCAGGGCGACAAGTGCTGGACGCATGGCGAGCCTATGTCCAGCAATTGAAAGCGCAGTATCAGGTGTAGCGTCGAGCCCATAAAAAACGCCGGCAATAGGCCGGCGTTTTTCATGGGTATTGCACAGGCAACCATTTAATCCAACAGGGTTGCCCAGCTTTCAACCACATCGCCGCCCCACTTGGCTTTCCACTCTTTCAGGGTCTTGTGGTTGCCGCCTTTGGTTTCGATCACTTCACCGTTGTGCGGGTTCTTGTATTGCTTGACCTTACGGGCACGTTTGGTGCCGGTGGCCTTGACGGCACCGCGCGGTGCTTTGCTCAGCTTGGACTCTGGATCCAACAGGGCGATCACGTCGCGCAGGGACTTGGAGTATTCACCCATCAGCGCGCGCAGTTTGCCTTCGAATTCCAGCTCTTTCTTCAGCTTGTCATCTTGAGACAGGTTGGCCAGGCGGGCCTGAAGTTCCTTGATGGCTTCTTCGGTGGCGCGGTATTCGTTGATCAGGGACATGGAGTGTTCCTTGAGTAGCATGTTCGAGGGATAACAGTTCGGGGCAATAATAGACAGGCCAAACTCGCAAGTAAACAATTAAAAAGACAATGAACTGTTAATTGTTGTGCGACAAAGCAGGCATTGGGTTAAGAAATTTTTACATATCGGCTGGCAAATTCATCCTTTCCTACAGATATTGCCCACGACAGCGTTTGCCGGGGGTACAGGCGACAGGGCATCCAAGGGGCGGGGCAATCGATACTGCGTTTTTTCCGGCGGGCCGCTAGAATGTGCGCCTTTGCGAAGTTTCCGGAGTCTCCTTCATGCGCACCTATCGACTGGTGATTGCCTGCCCCGACCGTGTCGGCATCGTGGCGAAAGTCAGTAATTTCCTGGCCTTGTACAACGGCTGGATCAACGAAGCCAGCCACCACTCCGATGAGCAGAGTGGTTGGTTCTTCATGCGCCATGAGATCCGCGCCGAATCCCTGCCCTTTGGCATCGAGGCCTTCCGCGAGGCGTTCGCGCCGATCGCCGAAGAGTTCTCCATGACGTGGCGAATCACCGATTCGGCCCAGAAGAAGCGCGTTGTCCTGATGGCCAGCCGTGAGTCCCACTGCCTGGCCGACCTGCTGCATCGCTGGCACACCGATGAGCTCGATTGCGACATCCCATGCGTGATCTCCAACCACAATGACCTGCGCAGCATGGTCGAGTGGCACGGCATTCCATTCTTCCATGTCCCGGTGGACCCGAAAGACAAGCAACCGGCATTCGCCGAAGTGTCGCGTCTGGTCGAGGAGCACGGTGCCGACGTCGTGGTACTGGCCCGCTACATGCAAATCCTGCCTCCGCAGCTGTGCCAGGAATACGCTGAAAAGGTGATCAACATCCACCACAGCTTCCTGCCGTCCTTCGTCGGTGCCAAGCCTTACCACCAGGCGGCCCTGCGTGGCGTGAAGCTGATCGGCGCCACCTGCCACTACGTCACCGAGGAGCTGGACGCAGGCCCCATCATCGAGCAGGACGTGGTGCGTGTGAGCCATGCCGACAGCATCGAGGACATGGTGCGGTTCGGCCGTGACGTGGAAAAGATGGTGCTGGCCCGCGGCCTGCGCTATCACCTGGAAGACCGCGTGCTGGTGCATGGCAACAAGACCGTAGTGTTCGACTGATCGCCATCGCTGCGGCTCGGGTCGCGAAATCTTGTCGGTGCGGGCTGCAAAGCGGCCCATGGCGCTCAGCGCGTCTGACGACGCCAGCGCTCCAGCAATGGGCGCGCCAACAGGCAGACGAACACCGGCCCGCCCGCGATCAAATAGAAGTAGTAGGTCACCGCGCGCCAGATCAGGATCGCTGCGGCGGCCGTCGAACTGCCCACCAGGGGCGCGAGCAGGCTGGCCGAGGTCAGTTCGGCTGCACCCGCTCCGCCGGGCAGCAGGCTGAACTGCCCTGCACTGAGCGAAAGGATCTGCACCAGGAAACTGGGGATCCACGACAACTCCACGCCCAAACCTCGCAATACCAGGTACAGCACACTGTAGCGCAGGCTCCAGTGGGCGCAGGTCAGGGTGAAGACCAGGGCCAGGGTGCGCTTGGGCAGGCGCCAGGTATCCGTCAGGGCATGCACGAACCGCAGCAGCTTGCGCGCCCAGCGTCGCCGGCGCCGGCATGACATGCCCAACCGATACAACAATCGCCCGTTGAAACGCATCACCGCGCGGCGATAGCGCAGCAGCGCGACGATCCCTGCCAGTGCCGAGCACAGCAGCAAGGCGCTGCCCAACAGCATGCTTTCCTGGGTGTGCCCCAGGCTGTGGAACAGGGCGTAGCCGGCAATGGCCAGCATGGCACAGAAGAAAAACACCAAGTCATTGAGCTGGTCCATGGCGAACACGGCGCCGCTGCGCGCCGGGCCGATACGCTCGCGGGCCAGCAACGCCATGAGCGTCAGCGGCCCGCCACTGCCGCCCGGGGTGGTGCAGATAGCGAATTCGGTGGCCATGATCACGCCCAGGCTGCGGACCCGGCCGAGCCTGGTGCCCTGCTGGCCGAGCAGTAGGCGCAGGCGCAGGGCATTGATCATCCAGCACACCAGAATCATGCCCAGCAGTATCGCCATCAGCCCAGGGGCGAAGGATTTCAGGCGTGGCAGCAGGTCACCGCCGCCCAGCATGGCCGGGACCAGCACTGCCACCAGCAGCGCCAGCCCCAGCCAGCCGAAGCGGCTCATGCGACAGCCTGGCGCGCCAACCAGGCAGACTTGGTCAGCGGTTGGCGGCCTTGCTCGAGCAATGTGTGCAAGGTGCGCAGCCAATAGTCACGGGAGGATCGATGGCGCATGTCCACCGGGTGCAGCCCCAGGCGCAGGGTGTCGGCTTCGCGCCAACGCCGGCATTGCCAATCGCAGACCATCCGTGACAGCCCACGGCGCCAGGCGCTGCGGGCGCTCCACACCAGGCCGGGGGCGTCGATGGCGGTGAATTCCGGCAGTCGGTAGAGGTGCCGTGGTGTGCTGGTATAGCGCAGCGGTAGACGGCGCAGGGCCTGGCGCGTGCCTTCGCTCATCAGCCAGGCTGGGGCGACGAAGCCGGCCACAGGCCAGGCATGGCGATGGAACACTTCCAGCCCGGCCTCCAGGCGCAGCAAGGCATCGGCTTCGTCCAGCCCATAGAACTCGCCTTCGTGGGTATAGACCCTGCGCATGAAGAACTCGCCGGGGCTGCGTGGTGCCGGAGCGTCGTCGGTGTGGAAGTAGCCATGCAGGGCCAGTTCGTCCCCCTGTGCCAGGCGTCGTTCGAGCAGCCGGCAGAAGGTCGGTGAGCGCGCCAACGCATTGCGGTGGTGAAAGTCCGGTACCACCAGCCAGGTCATGGGCACCCCACCGAGCTGGTCCACGGCCTGGACGAAGGGCTGGTAGTCGGGCCAGGTCTCGGGCGCGACGTCGTGCAGCACCAGCATCAGGCTGCGTGGCGTGGCGGGCGCTTCAACCATGGGCACACACCTGCGGCTGATGGCCCAGCACGGCCTGGTAGTGGGCGAGCAAGCCATCGACCACCTTGTCCCAGGCGTAGTGCTGCTCCACGTGGCGGCGGGCCTGGGCGCCGAGACGCCGCACGCCAGCTTCGAAGATTTCCCGCACCGCGGTGGCCATGGCCTGGCCGTCGTTGGGCGTGCACAGGCGCCCGCACTGGTCGGTGATGATCTCGCCGAAGGCACCGGCATGCACCGCTACCACCGGCGTGGCGCTGGCCATGGCCTCGAGGATGACCAGGCCGAAGGTTTCCTGGTCCCCGGCATGCACCAGCAGGTCAGCGCTGGCGAACAACCGGGCGACCTCCTGGGGCGGGCAGAAGTGGTCGATGACGCTGACATTGCCCGGTACGTTGGCGGGCATGTTGGAGCCGACCAGCAGCAAGTGGTAGTGACGGCCCAGGCGGGTCATGCAGTCGAGCAGCACCGGCAGGTTCTTCTCCCGCGAGCCGCGGCCGGCGAACACCAGCAGGCGAGTGGTGTCGGGGATGCCGAGCTCGGCACGCAGGTGAGGGTCGCGGTGTTCGGGGTTGAAGGTGGCCAGGTCCACGCCCAGGCGTTGCACATGCACATCCTTGACCCCGAGCCGGCACAGTTTGTCGGCCATCACCTGGCTGGGCGCCAGGACCCGGTCGAAGTTGCCGTAGAGCTTGCTGACATAGGCCTCGACATTGGGCGTGAACCAATTGCCCATGCGGTTGCTGACCAGCAGCGGCAGGTCGGAGTGGTAGAAACCAATCACCGGGACGTCAAGCTTGCGTCGCGCCTCGAGGGCGGCCCAGGCGGTGAGGTAGGGGTCGCCGACTTCGATCAGGTCCGGCTGCAGGCGCCGCAGCACATTGCACCAGGGAGCCAGGCGTACCGGGAAACGGTAGCCGTTGCCGAAGGGCAAGGGCGGTGCCGGCACCTGGTAGATGCCGTTGGCATGGCTGGCGCTGGCGCCGGGGATCAAGAGGCTGTGACGCACGCCTGGCCTGGCGTCGAGTCGGCGATGTTTGGCATCAAGATAGGTACGTACGCCTCCGCTGGCCGGGGCGTAGAACATGGTGATGTCAGCGATGTGCACGATCAGCATCCCTCCGGGATCGTCTTCGGGTCTGTCATCTGGCGGTAATGGCCGTGATGACACGCCTAAAGGTTGACCTTCCTTAAGGATAGTTTGTTCGATCGGGGTTCGAGCCGGGCAGGGCAGGCGGGCGGGCGCCTTGAGTGCGGAGCGGCCTGGTGCCGCGAAAGGGGCGCAAAGCGCCCCGTGGGTCTCGAGCCGATCACCGACAGCGGTCGGGACCAGACTTGGGCTTGGGATCCTGGGGCTGCCTTGCAGCCCTTTCGCGGCACGAGGCCGCTCCTACAGGAGGAGAGCGGTGAATCAAATGCGGAAGCTGCCGACCAGGTGCTTGAGTCGGCTGGCCTGCTGCTCCAGGTCGGCACAGGCGCGCAGGGTGGCCTGCAGGTTCTCGACGCCTTCCTGGTTGAGCATGTTGATCTCGTTGATGTCCATGTTGATCGAGTCGACCACGGCGGTCTGTTCCTCGGTGGCAGTGGCCACCGACTGGTTCATGCCGTCGATCTCGCCGATGCGCACGGTCACGCTGTCCAGGCGTTCGCCGGCCTGGTTGGCGATCTCCATGCTGTCCTGGCTGTGGCGCTGGCTCTGGCTCATGGTTTCCACCGATTCGCGGGCGCCTACTTGCAGTTCCTCGATCATGGCTTGCACCTGCTGGGCCGATTCCTGGGTGCGGTGGGCGAGGTTGCGTACTTCGTCGGCGACCACGGCGAAGCCACGGCCGGCTTCCCCGGCGCGGGCAGCTTCGATGGCGGCATTGAGTGCCAGCAGGTTGGTCTGCTGGGAGATGCTGGTGATCACCTCGAGGATCTGGCCGATGTTAACGGTCTTGTGATTGAGCGTCTCGATGTGCGCGCTGGAGGTCACGATCAGGTCCGAAAGACGGTTCATTGCCTCGATGTTGCGTTCCACCACTTGTTGGCCTTCCTCTGCCAGCAGCCGCGCGGAGGTCGCGTGCTGAGAGGCCTGGGCCGCATTGCCGGCGATTTCCTGGGCGGCGGCGCCCAGTTCGTTGATGGCGGCGGCGACGCTGCTGGTGCGGTTGGACTGCTCGTCGGAGTTGGCCATCGACGAGTTGGAGGCGCTGATCACCCGCAGGGCTACTTCATTGACCTGCTCGGTGGCCGAGGATACTTCGCGGATCGAGCCATGGATGCGCTCCACGAAACGATTGAACGCCGTGCCGAGGATGCCGAACTCATCGTGCTGGTGGATCTGCAGGCGCTTGGTCAGGTCGCCTTCGCCCTCGGCGATGTCTTCCATGGCGCGGGTCATCGTATGCAGCGGTTGCATCAGCACACGGATCAGCAGGCCCAGCAAAGCGATGATGATGACCACCGCCACGAGGGTGGCGATGATTGCCGAGGTGCGGAAGGTGCTGAGCATGGAGAAGGCTTTGTCCTTGTCCACCGACAGGCCGATGTACCAGTTGGCCGAAGGCAGGCCCTTGATCGGCGTGAAGGTCAGCAAGCGGGCCTGGCCATTGGCCTGGACCTCGGTCAGCTCGCCGGAGAGCGTCGGGGTGCCTTGGGGGAACAGGTCGGCCAGCGACTTCATCACCAGCTCCTTGTCCGGGTGCACCAGGATCTTGCCCTGGTCGTTGACCAGGAAGGCATAGCCCATGCCGCCGAAGTTCAGCGAGTTGATGATCTCCACCAGACCATCGAGGGCCAGGTCGCCACCGACCACGCCGACGCTGGCCGAAACCTTGCTGAGGATGCCGATGACCATCTTGTTGGTGGTCAGGTCGATGTAAGGCTCGGTCAGCATCGCGCCGCTGGCGTTCATGCCGTCCTTGTACCAGGGGCGCACTCGTGGGTCGTAGCCATCAGGCATCTTCGAGTCCGGGCGGACGCTGAAGCCGCCGTCCACCTTGCCCAGGTAGACGGTGAGGAAACTCGACAGCAGGGCCGGTTGACCCATGAAAGTTTCGGCATTGGCGGGATTCTGTGCGATGTTCTGTGCCAGGTTCTCGACCAACTTGATACGGCCGTCGAACAAGTTGCGAATATTGGTCGATGTCGACTCGCCCATTTCAGCCAGATAACTCTCCAGGTCGTCGCGAATCGCATTACGCTGGAGGTAATCGTTATAGAGCGTGAACAGGCTGAAGGCGACTATCACGATCAATGAGGCCGCCAAGAGTATCTTGTGGCTGAAACGAAGGCTTTTGTTCATGGCGTGGTCCGCTAAGGTTTTTATCGGGTCGTTCGCACGAAGACAGCTTGAAAACAGTGCAACAATGCCCGCAGGTCCTTTTCGGGTTGTTCCTGTCTTTCGAGGTGAAACATCACCCAGGGGTATCGGCCGTAACGCGGCAAAGCTTGAATAGAGGATGAAAGAAGATGTCGGATTCTTCGCAAATCGTTGTAGGGGCGGGCATGGATGGCCAGCCCGTAGGCCAGGCCATGCGCCTGGCCAACCGCCACGGCTTGGTGGCCGGTGCCACGGGGACGGGCAAGACCGTGACCCTGCAGCACCTGGCCGAGGCCTTCAGCGACGCCGGCGTGGCGGTGTTCGCCGCCGACGTGAAGGGCGACCTGTGTGGCTTGGGGGCGGCGGGTGCGCCACAAGGCAAGGTGGCCGAGCGTATTGCCGGCATGCCCTGGCTGGGCCATAAACCCCAGGCCTACCCCGTCACCCTGTGGGATGTCGCCGGCCAGTCGGGCCACCCGTTGCGCACCACCCTCAGCGAAATGGGGCCCTTGCTGCTGGGTAA contains:
- the sbcB gene encoding exodeoxyribonuclease I encodes the protein MSSSIFWHDYETTGINPRCDRPLQVAGVRTDLELNEIEAPFNLYCRPSDDILPHPAACLVTGITPAQLAANGLGEAEFMTRVHEQLARPGTCGAGYNTLRFDDEVTRYSLYRNFFDPYAREWQGGNSRWDLIDVVRTAYALRPEGIVWPQQDGRTSLRLELLSKANGIDHGQAHEALSDVRATIALARLIREKQPRLYDWLFNLRSKHKVMEHIRLLQPLVHVSGRFSAERSYLGVVLPLAWHPRNRNALIVCDLHLDSAPLLQDSAETLRKCLYTRRDELSDGQLPVPLKLVQINRCPVLAPLSVLRPADQQRLGLDMALLQQRGEHLANQQHLWQDKLDAIYTGDEFAPSEDPEQQLYDGFLGDRDRRLCEQVRSLDPRQLGQGHWMFDDPRMPELLFRYRARNFTDTLTVEEQQRWHRFCQQRLSDPRLGAPNTLGDFEQACQSVWSTADDAGRQVLDAWRAYVQQLKAQYQV
- the mvaT gene encoding histone-like nucleoid-structuring protein MvaT translates to MSLINEYRATEEAIKELQARLANLSQDDKLKKELEFEGKLRALMGEYSKSLRDVIALLDPESKLSKAPRGAVKATGTKRARKVKQYKNPHNGEVIETKGGNHKTLKEWKAKWGGDVVESWATLLD
- the purU gene encoding formyltetrahydrofolate deformylase; its protein translation is MRTYRLVIACPDRVGIVAKVSNFLALYNGWINEASHHSDEQSGWFFMRHEIRAESLPFGIEAFREAFAPIAEEFSMTWRITDSAQKKRVVLMASRESHCLADLLHRWHTDELDCDIPCVISNHNDLRSMVEWHGIPFFHVPVDPKDKQPAFAEVSRLVEEHGADVVVLARYMQILPPQLCQEYAEKVINIHHSFLPSFVGAKPYHQAALRGVKLIGATCHYVTEELDAGPIIEQDVVRVSHADSIEDMVRFGRDVEKMVLARGLRYHLEDRVLVHGNKTVVFD
- a CDS encoding lysylphosphatidylglycerol synthase transmembrane domain-containing protein; protein product: MSRFGWLGLALLVAVLVPAMLGGGDLLPRLKSFAPGLMAILLGMILVCWMINALRLRLLLGQQGTRLGRVRSLGVIMATEFAICTTPGGSGGPLTLMALLARERIGPARSGAVFAMDQLNDLVFFFCAMLAIAGYALFHSLGHTQESMLLGSALLLCSALAGIVALLRYRRAVMRFNGRLLYRLGMSCRRRRRWARKLLRFVHALTDTWRLPKRTLALVFTLTCAHWSLRYSVLYLVLRGLGVELSWIPSFLVQILSLSAGQFSLLPGGAGAAELTSASLLAPLVGSSTAAAAILIWRAVTYYFYLIAGGPVFVCLLARPLLERWRRQTR
- a CDS encoding DUF2334 domain-containing protein, whose amino-acid sequence is MVEAPATPRSLMLVLHDVAPETWPDYQPFVQAVDQLGGVPMTWLVVPDFHHRNALARSPTFCRLLERRLAQGDELALHGYFHTDDAPAPRSPGEFFMRRVYTHEGEFYGLDEADALLRLEAGLEVFHRHAWPVAGFVAPAWLMSEGTRQALRRLPLRYTSTPRHLYRLPEFTAIDAPGLVWSARSAWRRGLSRMVCDWQCRRWREADTLRLGLHPVDMRHRSSRDYWLRTLHTLLEQGRQPLTKSAWLARQAVA
- a CDS encoding glycosyltransferase family 4 protein yields the protein MLIVHIADITMFYAPASGGVRTYLDAKHRRLDARPGVRHSLLIPGASASHANGIYQVPAPPLPFGNGYRFPVRLAPWCNVLRRLQPDLIEVGDPYLTAWAALEARRKLDVPVIGFYHSDLPLLVSNRMGNWFTPNVEAYVSKLYGNFDRVLAPSQVMADKLCRLGVKDVHVQRLGVDLATFNPEHRDPHLRAELGIPDTTRLLVFAGRGSREKNLPVLLDCMTRLGRHYHLLLVGSNMPANVPGNVSVIDHFCPPQEVARLFASADLLVHAGDQETFGLVILEAMASATPVVAVHAGAFGEIITDQCGRLCTPNDGQAMATAVREIFEAGVRRLGAQARRHVEQHYAWDKVVDGLLAHYQAVLGHQPQVCAHG
- a CDS encoding methyl-accepting chemotaxis protein, coding for MANSDEQSNRTSSVAAAINELGAAAQEIAGNAAQASQHATSARLLAEEGQQVVERNIEAMNRLSDLIVTSSAHIETLNHKTVNIGQILEVITSISQQTNLLALNAAIEAARAGEAGRGFAVVADEVRNLAHRTQESAQQVQAMIEELQVGARESVETMSQSQRHSQDSMEIANQAGERLDSVTVRIGEIDGMNQSVATATEEQTAVVDSINMDINEINMLNQEGVENLQATLRACADLEQQASRLKHLVGSFRI